Proteins encoded in a region of the Larimichthys crocea isolate SSNF chromosome XVI, L_crocea_2.0, whole genome shotgun sequence genome:
- the LOC104933161 gene encoding dickkopf-related protein 3 isoform X2 translates to MNPRKYKAVCDHDRACGRGFSCDRHFGLCVPLRGEGHYCRRDAQCVRGLSCMFGKCHRSIPNGQEGARCKVDRDCGASMCCARHHGEQVCKRRLIRGESCYVPDGGLAFSINQICPCDEGLLCRDNSASHQRERDFIYQPERTSWTCQGPKP, encoded by the exons ATGAACCCGAGGAAGTATAAG gctGTGTGCGACCATGACAGGGCCTGTGGGCGAGGTTTCTCCTGTGATCGACACTTTGGTCTTTGTGTTCCCCTACGAGGGGAGGGCCACTACTGTCGGAGGGATGCCCAGTGTGTGCGCGGACTCAGCTGCATGTTTGGGAAGTGCCACCGCAGCATCCCCAACGGACAAGAGG GCGCCAGATGTAAAGTGGACAGGGATTGCGGGGCGTCTATGTGCTGCGCTCGACACCACGGTGAACAAGTGTGCAAGAGACGTCTGATCCGCGGCGAAAGCTGCTACGTTCCTGACGGCGGCCTGGCGTTCAGCATAAACCAGATTTGTCCGTGTGACGAGGGGCTGCTGTGTCGTGACAACAGTGCATCACACCAGAGAGA gagAGATTTTATTTACCAACCAGAGCGAACAAGTTGGACTTGCCAAGGACCCAAACCTTAA
- the LOC104933161 gene encoding dickkopf-related protein 3 isoform X1 → MALLMYATVQARIWAWMLNMPHSPPKEGAKALRESAPLAKVPTAVCDHDRACGRGFSCDRHFGLCVPLRGEGHYCRRDAQCVRGLSCMFGKCHRSIPNGQEGARCKVDRDCGASMCCARHHGEQVCKRRLIRGESCYVPDGGLAFSINQICPCDEGLLCRDNSASHQRERDFIYQPERTSWTCQGPKP, encoded by the exons ATGGCGTTATTAATGTATGCCACGGTTCAAG CTCGTATATGGGCCTGGATGCTCAACATGCCTCACAGCCCTCCCAAAGAAGGAGCAAAGGCACTTAGAGAAAGCGCTCCTCTCGCCAAAGTACCCACG gctGTGTGCGACCATGACAGGGCCTGTGGGCGAGGTTTCTCCTGTGATCGACACTTTGGTCTTTGTGTTCCCCTACGAGGGGAGGGCCACTACTGTCGGAGGGATGCCCAGTGTGTGCGCGGACTCAGCTGCATGTTTGGGAAGTGCCACCGCAGCATCCCCAACGGACAAGAGG GCGCCAGATGTAAAGTGGACAGGGATTGCGGGGCGTCTATGTGCTGCGCTCGACACCACGGTGAACAAGTGTGCAAGAGACGTCTGATCCGCGGCGAAAGCTGCTACGTTCCTGACGGCGGCCTGGCGTTCAGCATAAACCAGATTTGTCCGTGTGACGAGGGGCTGCTGTGTCGTGACAACAGTGCATCACACCAGAGAGA gagAGATTTTATTTACCAACCAGAGCGAACAAGTTGGACTTGCCAAGGACCCAAACCTTAA
- the tectb gene encoding beta-tectorin isoform X1 — translation MASVGALLMFLPVAWACSPQKADYVMVSCFPNAIIANVPECPYGWEIEQLSLGGVCYSGIHSPGYYRFIISDLTPKNHSYCGTQSEYMPGKDPKYIFYNSIVSNDTSLTVRNQPVNYTFSCMYRAAYLVNNAVFSQSVFTKPSAFSRVATVYVNNGSLGTFRSQLSMNVFTNSKFLYAKDAPYVIDTSEIGSEVFIGIEAKGLSNRFKVVINNCWATPTPYSTDKKRWSLIINSCSSDNTVTIFENAKDSRSMFKFNSFRFQRLEKVSTVWLHCEVQVCDGDRLICHPGPCSHRSLAAEVEPSGGILTTEFHIKVSGSSNNGHIKGTSLLILLVVLINTCLDLVNGSRM, via the exons ATGGCTTCTGTCGGTGCGTTATTAATGTTTCTGCCTGTCGCATGGGCATGCTCACCCCAAAAAGCAG ACTACGTTATGGTGTCATGTTTCCCCAATGCCATCATTGCCAACGTCCCGGAGTGTCCGTACGGCTGGGAGATCGAGCAGTTGTCCCTGGGTGGAGTATGTTACTCTGGGATTCACAGCCCGGGCTACTACCGCTTCATCATCTCAGACCTGACACCCAAAAACCACTCGTACTGCGGCACGCAGTCTGAG TACATGCCCGGCAAAGACCCAAAGTACATCTTCTATAACTCCATCGTGTCCAACGATACCTCGCTCACAGTCAGAAACCAGCCGGTCAACTACACCTTCAGCTGCATGTACCGAGCAGCCTACCTGGTCAACAACGCGGTCTTCAGCCAAAG CGTTTTTACTAAACCCTCTGCTTTTTCCAGAGTGGCTACAGTTTATGTCAACAACGGGAGTTTAGGCACTTTTAGATCACAGTTGTCTATGAATGTGTTCACG AATTCAAAGTTCCTGTACGCCAAGGACGCTCCCTACGTGATCGACACTTCTGAGATCGGCTCTGAAGTTTTCATCGGCATCGAGGCAAAAGGACTAAGTAACAG ATTCAAAGTTGTAATAAACAACTGCTGGGCGACTCCTACTCCTTACTCAACAGACAAGAAGAGGTGGAGTCTCATCATTAACAG CTGCTCCTCCGACAACACTGTGACCATATTTGAGAACGCCAAAGACAGCCGCTCGATGTTCAAGTTCAACTCGTTCCGCTTCCAACGGCTGGAGAAGGTGTCCACGGTCTGGCTTCACTGCGAGGTCCAGGTTTGTGACGGAGACCGGCTCATCTGTCATCCA GGCCCTTGTTCTCACAGAAGTCTAGCAGCAGAGGTCGAACCAAGTGGGGGGATCCTCACTACTGAGTTTCACATTAAAG TTAGTGGATCCTCCAATAATGGACACATAAAAG GCACGTCACTACTCATCCTTCTGGTGGTCCTGATAAACACGTGTTTGGATTTAGTAAATGGATCAAGAATGtag
- the tectb gene encoding beta-tectorin isoform X2, with protein MASVGALLMFLPVAWACSPQKADYVMVSCFPNAIIANVPECPYGWEIEQLSLGGVCYSGIHSPGYYRFIISDLTPKNHSYCGTQSEYMPGKDPKYIFYNSIVSNDTSLTVRNQPVNYTFSCMYRAAYLVNNAVFSQRVATVYVNNGSLGTFRSQLSMNVFTNSKFLYAKDAPYVIDTSEIGSEVFIGIEAKGLSNRFKVVINNCWATPTPYSTDKKRWSLIINSCSSDNTVTIFENAKDSRSMFKFNSFRFQRLEKVSTVWLHCEVQVCDGDRLICHPGPCSHRSLAAEVEPSGGILTTEFHIKVSGSSNNGHIKGTSLLILLVVLINTCLDLVNGSRM; from the exons ATGGCTTCTGTCGGTGCGTTATTAATGTTTCTGCCTGTCGCATGGGCATGCTCACCCCAAAAAGCAG ACTACGTTATGGTGTCATGTTTCCCCAATGCCATCATTGCCAACGTCCCGGAGTGTCCGTACGGCTGGGAGATCGAGCAGTTGTCCCTGGGTGGAGTATGTTACTCTGGGATTCACAGCCCGGGCTACTACCGCTTCATCATCTCAGACCTGACACCCAAAAACCACTCGTACTGCGGCACGCAGTCTGAG TACATGCCCGGCAAAGACCCAAAGTACATCTTCTATAACTCCATCGTGTCCAACGATACCTCGCTCACAGTCAGAAACCAGCCGGTCAACTACACCTTCAGCTGCATGTACCGAGCAGCCTACCTGGTCAACAACGCGGTCTTCAGCCAAAG AGTGGCTACAGTTTATGTCAACAACGGGAGTTTAGGCACTTTTAGATCACAGTTGTCTATGAATGTGTTCACG AATTCAAAGTTCCTGTACGCCAAGGACGCTCCCTACGTGATCGACACTTCTGAGATCGGCTCTGAAGTTTTCATCGGCATCGAGGCAAAAGGACTAAGTAACAG ATTCAAAGTTGTAATAAACAACTGCTGGGCGACTCCTACTCCTTACTCAACAGACAAGAAGAGGTGGAGTCTCATCATTAACAG CTGCTCCTCCGACAACACTGTGACCATATTTGAGAACGCCAAAGACAGCCGCTCGATGTTCAAGTTCAACTCGTTCCGCTTCCAACGGCTGGAGAAGGTGTCCACGGTCTGGCTTCACTGCGAGGTCCAGGTTTGTGACGGAGACCGGCTCATCTGTCATCCA GGCCCTTGTTCTCACAGAAGTCTAGCAGCAGAGGTCGAACCAAGTGGGGGGATCCTCACTACTGAGTTTCACATTAAAG TTAGTGGATCCTCCAATAATGGACACATAAAAG GCACGTCACTACTCATCCTTCTGGTGGTCCTGATAAACACGTGTTTGGATTTAGTAAATGGATCAAGAATGtag
- the gucy2g gene encoding guanylate cyclase 2G, whose product MRHILVLHFTSFVLTAAAVNNSINGSQPHKLIIGFQAPWNMSFPFSALRLGSALQVAVEKVNTNPSFLGNYSLDFVYIDTECNPKISLGGFIHQVWKENVSALFGPACPEEAEVTGLIASTWNIPMFGFVGQSSKMDNSDIYDSYIKIVPPLKRSSEVLMKTLEFFGWSHVAMIGGGLDSNTWDKVDALWKTIENPLRAKFKLAATVKFDTSNPQLIYRNVKYIATVARVIVVLTNKEDSMALLLEAERQGLMNGDYVFFLVQHFEDNLWKNSLNTRINQDAIRAFDMVFVIGQKSYEGYEYYDFFEQVFERLKGPPFRSNLTSEREISPYSAYLHDAVLLYAMALKEVLKDGKDPHDGRQLLQRLKNKNGIRFYGASGLVHFDDEGERNVDYSIYDLQHAGDVTKFVPVLHYDGHTKAVRPTSTFASVVWPKGRPPSDKPECGFNNELCEWLTNDIALLALLVTFPVIGILAVLCIGVLVLQKLRLQTSLDDSCWWLINYSDITIIRESTGNQGLSLSTTASHSGSGSSQSNFSNNSYGLRDKTGKEHVYSTIGLYQGNQVAIKYMKNQVGTNFQRPSIIAEFNVMKEMKHENLVQFFGVCIESPNVCLVVQYCRKGSLKDILRASDVELDGMFKLSFAYDIVNGMEFIHKSNLKFHGNLKPSTCLVDSRLQIKLSGFGLWEFKYGGKNKIMPLENPNYDEMYWTAPELLRQVGVLVNGTPKGDVYSFAIIMWELLYNSKASPYHDISLEPKEIIMQLRTPFQGEPLRPALCDQLCDENINALLRACWSENPDQRPPFGSIRRQLKDTSPDSHANILDNMVDKLEKYANHLEEVVEERTNQLTAEKTRADKLLSSMLPRYIADQLMSGKSVEPQSYELVTIFFSDIVGFTSMCSVSSAMEVVTFLNDLYSLFDDIIKQYDVYKVETIGDAYMVASGLPISNGNKHALEISTMALHFLSAIKVFKIRHMPVENLAIRIGIHSGPVVAGVVGTTMPRYCLFGDTVNTASRMESNSLPLKIHISQSTADILVQAGSFELEERGEIEMKGKGCHKTYWLLSKQEFNPPLIAHNSPPADSLKVQTEKLGTTRATEKKAHKTLPKAHITDGMTTVHI is encoded by the exons ATGAGGCACATATTGgtgcttcacttcacttcatttgttttaaccGCTGCCGCTGTCAATAACAGCATCAATGGGTCTCAACCTCACAAGCTGATCATCGGCTTCCAGGCTCCCTGGAATATGTCGTTCCCCTTCAGTGCCCTGCGGCTGGGCTCGGCCCTGCAGGTGGCCGTGGAGAAGGTGAACACGAATCCCTCCTTCCTGGGCAACTACAGTCTGGATTTTGTGTACATAGATACAGAATGTAATCCCAAAATTTCCCTTGGAGGATTTATTCACCAGGTGTGGAAAGAAAACGTGTCTGCTCTGTTTGGTCCAGCGTGTCCTGAAGAAGCCGAG GTCACCGGTCTCATTGCGTCCACGTGGAACATCCCCATGTTCGGCTTTGTGGGACAATCCTCCAAAATGGACAACAGCGATATTTACGACTCCTACATCAAAATCGTGCCTCCTCTCAAGAGAAGCTCGGAGGTCCTGATGAAGACCTTGGAGTTCTTCGGGTGGAGTCACGTGGCGATGATCGGGGGCGGATTAGATTCAAACACTTGGGACAAAGTTGACGCTTTGTGGAAAACCATTGAGAATCCTCTGAGAGCCAAATTCAAACTCGCTGCCACGGTCAAGTTCGATACCAGCAACCCTCAGCTCATTTATCGAAACGTTAAGTACATCGCAACAGTCGCCAGAG TCATCGTGGTGCTAACAAACAAGGAGGACTCGATGGCTCTGTTGCTGGAGGCTGAGCGTCAGGGACTGATGAACGGTGACTATGTGTTCTTCCTGGTGCAGCATTTTGAG GATAACTTATGGAAAAATTCCCTGAACACCAGGATTAACCAAGACGCCATCAGAGCTTTCGACATGGTCTTCGTGATTGGCCAGAAATCCTACGAAGGCTACGAGTACTACGACTTCTTTGAGCAAGTTTTTGAACGACTAAAAGGACCTCCATTCAGGAGCAACCTGACATCCGAAAGAGAG aTCAGCCCTTACTCTGCCTATCTGCACGATGCAGTGCTGCTTTACGCAATGGCACTGAAGGAAGTCCTCAAAGATGGAAAAGACCCTCATGACGGACGGCAGCTGCTACAGagattaaagaataaaaacgGCATTCGGTTTTATG GTGCGTCTGGACTAGTCCACTTTGACGACGAGGGGGAGAGAAACGTGGACTACTCCATTTATGACTTGCAGCATGCAGGAGACGTCACAAAGTTTGTCCCCGTCCTCCATTATGACGGTCACACCAAAGCTGTCCGGCCGACGTCTACGTTTGCTTCTGTAGTCTGGCCCAAAGGAAGACCACCTTCTGATAAACCAGAGTGTGGTTTCAATAACGAACTCTGTGAATGGTTGACTAACG ACATCGCCCTGCTGGCTCTGCTTGTGACCTTCCCCGTTATCGGCATTCTGGCAGTTTTGTGCATCGGCGTCCTCGTCCTGCAGAAACTACGACTCCAGACGAGCCTCGATGACTCGTGCTGGTGGCTGATCAACTACAGCgacatcaccatcatcagagAGTCCACA GGAAATCAGGGTTTATCTTTGTCCACCACTGCCAGTCACAGCGGGAGCGGCAGCTCTCAATCCAATTTCTCCAACAACAGCTATGGCCTGAGGGACAAGACGGGGAAAGAACATGTCTACAGCACCATAGGTCTCTACCAG GGAAATCAAGTGGCCATCAAGTACATGAAGAACCAAGTTGGCACTAATTTCCAGAGACCTTCAATTATCGCAGAGTTCAATGTG ATGAAAGAGATGAAACATGAGAACTTGGTGCAGTTCTTTGGTGTTTGCATCGAGTCACCGAACGTCTGTTTGGTCGTCCAGTACTGCAGAAAAGGCAGTCTGAAG gaTATTCTAAGGGCTTCAGATGTCGAGCTGGACGGGATGTTTAAGCTCTCCTTTGCTTACGACATTGTTAAT ggaaTGGAGTTTATTCACAAAAGTAACCTGAAGTTTCATGGGAACCTGAAGCCCAGCACATGTCTGGTGGATAGTCGACTCCAGATAAAACTCTCTGGCTTTGGGCTGTGGGAGTTTAAATACGGGGGCAAAAACAAGATAATGCCACTGGAAAACCCCAATTATGATG AGATGTATTGGACGGCTCCTGAGCTTCTGAGACAAGTCGGCGTCCTGGTCAATGGAACGCCCAAAGGTGACGTCTACAGCTTCGCCATCATCATGTGGGAACTCTTATACAACTCCAAAGCGTCCCCATATCATGACATCAGCCTGGAACCCAAAG AGATCATCATGCAGTTGCGGACGCCTTTTCAAGGGGAACCCCTCCGACCAGCGCTGTGTGACCAGCTGTGTGATGAGAACATCAACGCACTGCTGAGGGCCTGTTGGAGTGAAAACCCTGACCAACGACCACCATTTGGGTCTATAAGGAGACAGCTGAAGGACACCAGTCCAGACAG TCATGCAAACATCCTGGATAATATGGTGGATAAGTTGGAGAAATATGCAAATCACCttgaggaggtggtggaggagaggacCAATCAGCTCACAGCAGAGAAGACCCGTGCAGACAAGCTTCTCTCCAGCATGTTACCAAG GTACATTGCAGATCAGCTGATGTCAGGGAAATCAGTGGAGCCGCAAAGCTACGAATTAGTGACCATCTTCTTCTCTGACATTGTGGGCTTCACCTCCATGTGCTCCGTCAGCTCCGCGATGGAGGTGGTGACGTTCCTCAACGACCTCTACAGCCTCTTCGACGACATTATCAAGCAGTACGACGTCTACAAG GTGGAAACAATCGGTGATGCATACATGGTAGCCAGTGGTCTACCTATCAGCAACGGTAATAAGCACGCTTTGGAGATATCTACGATGGCTCTGCATTTCCTGAGTGCCATCAAGGTCTTCAAAATCCGCCATATGCCGGTTGAGAACCTTGCAATTCGCATTGGGATACACTCCG GTCCAGTGGTTGCTGGAGTTGTAGGTACCACTATGCCTCGCTACTGTCTCTTTGGTGACACGGTGAACACGGCCTCTCGCATGGAAAGCAACAGCTTAC CCCTGAAGATTCACATATCTCAGTCTACTGCTGACATTCTCGTCCAGGCTGGATCGTTTGAGCTGGAGGAAAGAGGGGAAATTGAAATGAAG GGTAAAGGGTGTCATAAGACCTACTGGCTGCTGAGCAAACAGGAATTTAATCCTCCTCTTATTGCTCACAACTCACCACCAGCTGACAGTCTCAAAGTACAAACAGAG AAACTAGGAACGACCAGAGCTACTGAGAAAAAGGCCCATAAGACTCTACCCAAGGCTCACATCACAGACGGCATGACTACAGTgcacatttaa